The following are encoded in a window of Saccharothrix longispora genomic DNA:
- a CDS encoding sodium:solute symporter family protein: protein MPVLAQADLRLDAGPLDYALLAVYFVFVLGIGFLARRSVSSSLDFLLSGRSLPAWVTGLAFISANLGAIELLGMAANGAQYGMATMHYYWIGAIPAMVFLGIVMMPFYYGSKVRSVPEFLRRRFGKGAHLVNALSFAAAQVLIAGVNLYALAFLLNLMLGWPIPLSVVIAAAVVLAYTTLGGLSAAIYNEVLQFFVIVAALLPLTIVGLHKVGGWDGLVDKVTAGPGGAEQLSSWPATELTGIQNPVLSVIGIVFGLGFVLSFGYWTTNFAEVQRALSAKSMSAARRTPIIGAYPKVLIPFVIIIPGIIAALVVPEMVALKAGDESGDVAYNNALPALIGELLPNGMLGIAITGLLASFMAGVAANVSSFNTVFTYDLWQQYVKKDKPDEYYLRIGRLATIGGTVVAIGTAFIAAGYGNIMDYIQALFSFFNAPLFATFILAMFWKRMSAAAGWIGLVAGTLAAVLVFVLAETGVLDLPGQGASFVGAGVAFAVDIVVSVVVTVFTRPVPEERLRGLVYSLTPKEDRRHSTTGDDSGWYRSPAVLGAGVLVITVVLNIIFA from the coding sequence GTGCCCGTGCTCGCACAGGCGGACCTGCGGCTTGACGCCGGACCGCTGGACTACGCGCTGTTGGCGGTCTACTTCGTGTTCGTGCTCGGCATCGGCTTCCTGGCCCGCAGGTCGGTGTCGTCGAGCCTCGACTTCCTGCTCTCCGGCCGGTCGCTGCCCGCCTGGGTGACGGGCCTGGCGTTCATCTCGGCCAACCTCGGCGCGATCGAGCTGCTCGGCATGGCGGCCAACGGCGCGCAGTACGGCATGGCCACGATGCACTACTACTGGATCGGCGCGATCCCGGCCATGGTGTTCCTGGGCATCGTGATGATGCCCTTCTACTACGGCTCGAAGGTCCGCAGCGTCCCCGAGTTCCTGCGCCGCCGCTTCGGCAAGGGGGCCCACCTGGTCAACGCGCTCAGCTTCGCCGCGGCCCAGGTGCTCATCGCGGGCGTCAACCTCTACGCGCTGGCGTTCCTGCTCAACCTCATGCTCGGCTGGCCGATCCCGCTGTCGGTGGTCATCGCCGCGGCGGTCGTGCTCGCCTACACCACCCTCGGCGGCCTGTCCGCGGCGATCTACAACGAGGTGCTCCAGTTCTTCGTCATCGTCGCCGCCCTGCTGCCGCTCACCATCGTGGGCCTGCACAAGGTCGGCGGCTGGGACGGCCTGGTCGACAAGGTGACGGCCGGTCCCGGCGGCGCGGAGCAGTTGTCGTCGTGGCCGGCGACCGAGCTGACCGGCATCCAGAACCCGGTGCTCAGCGTCATCGGCATCGTGTTCGGCCTCGGCTTCGTGCTCTCGTTCGGCTACTGGACGACGAACTTCGCCGAGGTGCAGCGCGCGCTGTCGGCGAAGTCGATGTCCGCGGCCCGGCGCACGCCGATCATCGGCGCCTACCCCAAGGTGCTGATCCCGTTCGTGATCATCATCCCGGGCATCATCGCCGCGCTGGTCGTGCCGGAGATGGTGGCGCTCAAGGCCGGTGACGAGAGCGGGGACGTCGCCTACAACAACGCGCTGCCCGCGCTGATCGGCGAGCTGCTCCCCAACGGCATGCTCGGCATCGCGATCACGGGTCTGCTGGCGTCGTTCATGGCCGGTGTCGCGGCGAACGTGTCGAGCTTCAACACGGTCTTCACGTACGACCTGTGGCAGCAGTACGTCAAGAAGGACAAGCCGGACGAGTACTACCTGCGCATCGGCCGCCTGGCCACGATCGGCGGCACGGTGGTCGCCATCGGCACGGCGTTCATCGCCGCCGGCTACGGCAACATCATGGACTACATCCAGGCGCTGTTCTCGTTCTTCAACGCGCCGCTGTTCGCCACGTTCATCCTGGCGATGTTCTGGAAGCGGATGTCCGCGGCGGCGGGCTGGATCGGCCTGGTCGCGGGCACGCTCGCCGCGGTGCTGGTGTTCGTGCTCGCCGAGACCGGCGTGCTCGACCTGCCCGGTCAGGGCGCGAGCTTCGTCGGCGCGGGCGTGGCGTTCGCGGTCGACATCGTGGTCAGCGTCGTGGTGACGGTGTTCACCCGGCCGGTGCCGGAGGAGCGGCTGCGCGGGCTGGTCTACAGCCTGACGCCCAAGGAGGACCGCAGGCACTCCACGACCGGCGACGACTCGGGCTGGTACCGCTCGCCCGCCGTGCTCGGCGCGGGCGTCCTGGTC
- the nucS gene encoding endonuclease NucS, with protein MRLVIARCKVDYVGRLTAHLPMAQRLLLIKADGSVSIHSDDRAYKPLNWMSPPCWLIEDPDIWVVQNKAGEKLIITLAEVLHDSKHELGPEPGLVKDGVEADLQKLLAEHVTTLGEGWTLVRREFPTPIGPVDLMCRDSAGKSVAVEIKRRGEIDGVEQLTRYLELLNRDPLLAPVRGVFAAQQIKPQARTLAEDRGIRCVVLDYDALRGIESDEFRLF; from the coding sequence GTGCGCCTCGTCATCGCTCGCTGCAAGGTCGACTACGTCGGACGCCTCACCGCCCATCTGCCGATGGCCCAGAGGCTGCTGCTGATCAAGGCGGACGGGTCCGTGTCGATCCACTCCGACGATCGCGCGTACAAGCCGCTGAACTGGATGAGCCCGCCGTGCTGGCTCATCGAGGACCCGGACATCTGGGTGGTGCAGAACAAGGCGGGGGAGAAGCTGATCATCACCCTGGCCGAGGTCCTGCACGACTCCAAGCACGAACTCGGCCCCGAGCCCGGCCTGGTGAAGGACGGCGTGGAAGCCGACCTCCAGAAGCTGCTGGCCGAGCACGTCACCACCCTCGGGGAGGGCTGGACCCTCGTCCGCCGCGAGTTCCCGACGCCGATCGGCCCGGTCGACCTGATGTGCCGCGACAGCGCGGGGAAGTCCGTGGCGGTCGAGATCAAGCGCCGGGGCGAGATCGACGGCGTGGAGCAGCTCACCCGCTACCTGGAACTCCTCAACCGCGACCCGCTGCTCGCCCCGGTGCGCGGCGTGTTCGCGGCGCAGCAGATCAAGCCCCAGGCCCGCACCCTCGCGGAGGACCGCGGCATCCGCTGCGTGGTCCTGGACTACGACGCGCTGCGCGGCATCGAGTCCGACGAGTTCCGCCTGTTCTGA
- a CDS encoding amino acid permease, with translation MSPPRQLLRTKPVDLINDESAHTALRRGLGLPALISLSVGATLGTGIFVVLGQAAPVAGPAVTVSFAVAALAALFSALSYAELAGAVPVSGSAYSYTYATLGELVAWVCGWCLLLEYGVSVAAVAVGWSGYLDEFLGATVGSRVPEALSGGVVDLPAAAVVLLATAVLLGGVRESGVVTVVTTVLKVAVLAFFVVVAAFGFSTGNLAPFAPAGVAGVTGAASLVFFSFIGFDAASTAGEEARNPQRDLPRAIVVSLAVVTVAYVLVALTAVGAVGVDALSGSDASLATVLRQVTGDGWPAVVLAAGAVVAIASVVLTVLYGQTRVLVAMARDGLVPRVFARIGARRVPAANTLIVGGAVAVLAALVPLGQLAEATSIGTLVAFSLVNIGVVVLRRTRPDLPRGFRTPWVPVVPLLGLGMCVLLVAGLAPATWAAFGVWSAAGLVVYFAYGRSRSRLGQQVQGE, from the coding sequence GTGTCACCGCCGCGGCAGCTCCTGCGCACCAAGCCCGTCGACCTGATCAACGACGAGAGCGCTCACACCGCGCTGCGCCGCGGCCTCGGGCTGCCGGCCCTGATCTCGCTGAGCGTCGGCGCCACCCTCGGCACGGGCATCTTCGTGGTGCTCGGCCAGGCCGCCCCGGTCGCCGGGCCGGCGGTGACGGTGTCGTTCGCCGTGGCGGCGCTCGCCGCGCTGTTCTCGGCCCTGTCCTACGCCGAGCTGGCGGGCGCGGTGCCGGTCTCCGGGTCGGCCTACTCCTACACCTACGCCACGCTGGGCGAGCTGGTCGCGTGGGTGTGCGGCTGGTGCCTGCTGCTGGAGTACGGCGTGTCGGTCGCGGCCGTCGCGGTGGGCTGGAGCGGTTACCTCGACGAGTTCCTCGGCGCGACGGTCGGCTCGCGGGTGCCCGAGGCGCTCAGCGGCGGCGTGGTCGACCTGCCGGCCGCCGCGGTGGTGCTGCTGGCCACGGCGGTGCTCCTCGGCGGCGTGCGGGAGAGCGGGGTGGTGACCGTGGTGACGACCGTGCTGAAGGTCGCCGTCCTCGCGTTCTTCGTGGTGGTCGCCGCGTTCGGGTTCAGCACCGGCAACCTGGCGCCGTTCGCGCCCGCCGGGGTCGCGGGCGTCACGGGCGCGGCCTCGCTGGTGTTCTTCTCGTTCATCGGGTTCGACGCGGCCTCGACGGCGGGCGAGGAGGCGCGGAACCCGCAGCGCGACCTGCCGCGCGCCATCGTCGTCTCACTGGCCGTGGTCACGGTCGCCTACGTGCTGGTGGCGCTGACGGCGGTGGGCGCGGTCGGCGTGGACGCGCTGAGCGGGTCCGACGCCTCGCTGGCCACCGTGCTGCGGCAGGTCACGGGCGACGGCTGGCCGGCCGTGGTGCTGGCGGCCGGCGCGGTGGTCGCGATCGCCTCGGTGGTGCTGACCGTCCTGTACGGACAGACCCGGGTGCTGGTCGCGATGGCGCGCGACGGCCTGGTGCCCCGGGTGTTCGCCCGGATCGGCGCGCGGCGCGTGCCCGCGGCGAACACGCTGATCGTGGGCGGGGCGGTGGCGGTGCTCGCGGCGCTGGTGCCGCTGGGGCAGCTGGCGGAGGCGACGAGCATCGGCACGCTGGTGGCGTTCAGCCTGGTCAACATCGGTGTGGTGGTGCTGCGGCGGACCCGGCCGGACCTGCCGCGCGGGTTCCGCACGCCCTGGGTGCCGGTGGTGCCGCTGCTGGGGCTGGGCATGTGCGTGCTGCTGGTGGCCGGGTTGGCGCCCGCGACGTGGGCGGCGTTCGGCGTGTGGTCGGCGGCGGGGTTGGTGGTGTACTTCGCCTACGGCCGCAGCCGTTCGCGGTTGGGACAACAGGTGCAGGGAGAGTGA
- a CDS encoding NUDIX hydrolase, producing METLGSREVYANQWMVVREDAIGRPDGTTGIYGVVDKPDFALVIPMDGERLRLVEQYRYPLGMRRWEFPQGTAPERADLAPLELAARELREETGLRAGRLVQLGLLDVAPGMSSQRGRVFLATELVEGFHEREHEEQDMRSAWFPRAEFEAMVSRGEITDAQSIAAYTLLLLHEHAQP from the coding sequence GTGGAGACCCTCGGCTCGCGCGAGGTGTACGCGAACCAGTGGATGGTGGTCCGGGAGGACGCGATCGGGCGTCCCGACGGGACGACCGGGATCTACGGGGTGGTGGACAAGCCGGACTTCGCGCTGGTGATACCCATGGACGGCGAGCGGCTCCGGCTGGTCGAGCAGTACCGGTACCCGCTGGGCATGCGGCGCTGGGAGTTCCCGCAGGGCACCGCGCCGGAGCGCGCCGACCTCGCCCCGCTGGAGCTGGCCGCCCGCGAGCTGCGCGAGGAGACGGGCCTGCGCGCGGGCAGGCTCGTGCAGCTGGGGCTGCTGGACGTGGCGCCGGGCATGTCGAGCCAGCGCGGGCGGGTGTTCCTGGCCACCGAGCTGGTCGAGGGCTTCCACGAGCGGGAGCACGAGGAGCAGGACATGCGCTCGGCGTGGTTCCCGCGCGCGGAGTTCGAGGCGATGGTCTCGCGGGGCGAGATCACCGACGCGCAGTCGATCGCCGCCTACACCCTGCTCCTGCTGCACGAGCACGCCCAACCGTGA
- a CDS encoding enoyl-CoA hydratase-related protein, producing MAEYQHIRVERTDDVVRITMDRAARRNSLSAEHLAELLTAFRDVAASDALGVVLAGEGPVFSAGHDFADVSSRDLEGVRELLTLCTDLMRTIESVPQVVVARVHGLATAAGCQLVASCDLAVASEDAAFALPGGKGGWFCHTPAVPVARAIGRKRLMELALTGDPIDARTAEQWGLVNRVVPADGLDEAVDDLVRRATRGSRASKALGKQTIYAQLDRPEADAYAIAVEVMAAASQTAAAKEGMSSFLEKRPAVWTD from the coding sequence ATGGCCGAGTACCAGCACATCCGCGTCGAGCGCACGGATGACGTCGTGCGCATCACCATGGACCGCGCCGCGCGGCGCAACTCCCTGTCCGCCGAACACCTGGCGGAGCTGTTGACCGCGTTCCGCGACGTCGCCGCGTCCGACGCGCTGGGCGTCGTGCTCGCGGGGGAGGGACCGGTGTTCTCCGCCGGGCACGACTTCGCCGACGTGTCCTCGCGCGACCTGGAGGGCGTGCGGGAGCTGCTGACCCTCTGCACGGACCTGATGCGCACGATCGAGTCGGTGCCGCAGGTGGTGGTCGCCCGCGTGCACGGCCTGGCCACCGCGGCCGGCTGCCAGCTGGTGGCCTCGTGCGACCTGGCGGTGGCGTCCGAGGACGCCGCCTTCGCGCTGCCCGGCGGCAAGGGCGGTTGGTTCTGCCACACCCCGGCCGTGCCGGTGGCCCGCGCGATCGGCCGCAAGCGCCTGATGGAGCTGGCGCTCACCGGCGACCCGATCGACGCGCGGACCGCCGAGCAGTGGGGCCTGGTCAACCGCGTCGTGCCGGCCGACGGGCTGGACGAGGCCGTGGACGACCTGGTGCGCCGCGCCACCCGAGGCAGCAGGGCGAGCAAGGCGCTCGGCAAGCAGACGATCTACGCCCAGCTCGACCGCCCCGAGGCCGACGCGTACGCGATCGCCGTGGAGGTGATGGCGGCGGCGTCCCAGACCGCGGCGGCGAAGGAGGGCATGTCGTCGTTCCTGGAGAAGCGCCCGGCGGTGTGGACCGACTGA
- a CDS encoding GlxA family transcriptional regulator — protein sequence MFTVGVLLLPGTRSFEVSVVGEVWGVDRTDSGVGPFEVRLCAPGRAATPVAPLGVVPATHGLSGLAGCDLVVVPGRVEPFAPVPRSAVRALRSSGGTVAALCSGAFTLAAAGMLDGRAATTHWRLLDDLERAAPRARVLRDVLYAEDGVFTSAGVAGGLDLCLHLVRRAHGADVAATLARRMVMPPSREGGQRQYAEPPLPTRPSRAGLADVVDWAVDNLTGTTGVTDLAARAGMSERTFHRAFLAATGSTPGRWLRGQRVRLARRLLETTDLTVERVAERSGLGTPANLRRRLRAELGVTPDAYRRTFRVPAAS from the coding sequence ATGTTCACCGTGGGGGTGCTCCTGCTGCCGGGCACCAGGTCGTTCGAGGTCTCGGTGGTCGGCGAGGTGTGGGGGGTGGACCGCACCGACTCCGGGGTGGGGCCGTTCGAGGTGCGGCTGTGCGCGCCCGGCCGGGCCGCCACCCCCGTCGCGCCCCTCGGCGTCGTCCCCGCGACGCACGGCCTGTCCGGCCTGGCCGGCTGCGACCTGGTCGTGGTGCCCGGTCGCGTCGAGCCGTTCGCCCCGGTCCCGCGGTCAGCCGTCCGCGCGCTCCGGTCGTCCGGCGGCACGGTCGCCGCGCTGTGCTCCGGCGCGTTCACGCTCGCCGCCGCCGGCATGCTGGACGGCCGCGCGGCGACCACCCACTGGCGGCTGCTGGACGACCTGGAACGCGCCGCCCCCCGCGCCCGCGTGCTGCGGGACGTGCTCTACGCCGAGGACGGCGTGTTCACCTCGGCGGGCGTCGCCGGCGGTCTCGACCTGTGCCTGCACCTCGTGCGCCGGGCGCACGGCGCGGACGTCGCCGCCACCCTGGCCCGCCGCATGGTCATGCCGCCGAGCCGGGAGGGCGGCCAGCGCCAGTACGCGGAGCCGCCGCTGCCCACCCGCCCCTCGCGCGCCGGCCTCGCGGACGTCGTCGACTGGGCGGTGGACAACCTGACCGGCACCACCGGCGTGACCGACCTGGCCGCACGCGCGGGCATGAGCGAACGCACCTTCCACCGCGCCTTCCTGGCCGCCACCGGCAGCACCCCCGGCCGCTGGCTCCGGGGGCAGCGCGTCCGCCTGGCCCGGCGCCTGCTGGAGACCACCGACCTGACCGTGGAGCGCGTGGCCGAGCGCTCCGGCCTCGGCACCCCGGCCAACCTGCGCCGCCGCCTGCGCGCCGAACTGGGCGTCACCCCGGACGCCTACCGCCGCACGTTCCGGGTGCCCGCCGCGTCGTGA
- a CDS encoding cysteine hydrolase family protein, whose translation MTNALILVDVQRGFADPSWGRRNNPGAEANIARLLASWRGPLVLVRHDSTEPGSPLRPGQDGNRFTPELDGAVPDLVFAKSVNSAFHGEVDLDAWLRGRGVTGIVLAGVQTNMCVETTARVGGNLGYRVRVVLDATFTFDLEDLSADELARATATNLRGGGFAEVVTTDDVV comes from the coding sequence GTGACCAACGCACTCATCCTCGTCGACGTGCAGCGCGGCTTCGCCGACCCGTCCTGGGGCAGGCGCAACAACCCCGGTGCCGAGGCGAACATCGCCCGCCTGCTGGCGTCCTGGCGCGGGCCGCTGGTGCTCGTGCGGCACGACTCGACCGAGCCCGGCTCGCCGCTGCGCCCCGGCCAGGACGGCAACCGGTTCACGCCGGAACTGGACGGGGCCGTGCCCGACCTGGTGTTCGCCAAGTCCGTGAACTCGGCGTTCCACGGCGAGGTCGACCTGGACGCGTGGCTGCGCGGGCGCGGCGTCACCGGCATCGTGCTCGCGGGCGTCCAGACGAACATGTGCGTCGAGACGACGGCCCGGGTGGGCGGGAACCTCGGCTACCGGGTCCGGGTCGTGCTCGACGCCACGTTCACCTTCGACCTGGAGGACCTGAGCGCCGACGAACTGGCCCGCGCGACCGCGACGAACCTGCGCGGCGGCGGGTTCGCGGAGGTCGTGACGACCGATGACGTCGTCTAG